One Desulfovibrio sp. genomic window carries:
- a CDS encoding DUF805 domain-containing protein, with protein MDFKTAVRTCLFRKYSDFKGRASRSEFWWFVLFGAIVNSFLGIFSNASPQTGMLASGIVTLMLLLPHLAVTARRLHDANLSGWVQAAPLGLAALGGLALHLDFGTSAYMCIMLAGLSGLGLLVLYARRGTVGPNRFGPDPLEDGAAASTPAAAPADRPASAGGDGAGTTDNGWARLASKPDDTRAQGRDASGVKPGQRAVPDKRD; from the coding sequence ATGGATTTCAAGACTGCGGTCAGGACGTGTCTGTTTCGCAAGTACAGCGACTTCAAGGGCCGTGCTTCGCGGTCGGAATTCTGGTGGTTCGTGCTTTTTGGCGCCATCGTCAATTCGTTTTTGGGGATTTTCAGCAATGCCTCGCCACAGACAGGCATGCTGGCAAGCGGCATTGTGACTCTTATGTTGCTGCTGCCGCATCTTGCGGTGACGGCCCGCCGCCTGCACGATGCCAACCTTTCCGGCTGGGTTCAGGCGGCCCCCTTAGGGCTGGCCGCGCTCGGCGGGCTTGCCCTGCATCTTGACTTTGGCACATCCGCGTATATGTGCATCATGTTGGCTGGCCTGAGTGGTCTTGGGCTGCTCGTCCTTTATGCCCGCAGGGGCACTGTTGGCCCCAACCGTTTTGGCCCCGACCCGCTGGAAGACGGGGCGGCCGCATCCACGCCCGCAGCCGCACCCGCAGACAGGCCGGCTTCTGCTGGCGGGGACGGTGCTGGCACTACTGATAATGGCTGGGCACGGCTGGCTTCAAAGCCAGACGATACCCGGGCGCAGGGCAGGGATGCCTCCGGCGTGAAGCCGGGGCAGCGTGCCGTGCCTGACAAAAGAGACTGA